CTGATGGCCGACTGGCTGCGGCGGACGCTGGAGGCCCTGGGCTACGAGGTGACCCACGTCAAGAACATCACCGACGTGGGGCACATGCGCCAGGAGCATCTGGAGCGTGGGGAGGACAAGGTCATCGCCGCCGCCCTGGCCGAGGGCAAGACCCCTCAGCAGATCGCCCAGTTCTACACCGAGGCCTTTCTGCGGGACGAGGCGCGGCTGAACATCCTGCCCGCCCACCACTTCCCTCGCGCCAGCGAGCATGTGTCAGACATGATCGCCCTGGTGCAGAGGCTTCAGGAGAAAGGCCATGCATATGAGCGAGAGGGCAACGTCTACTTCGACGTCTCCAGCTTTCCCGCCTACGGGCGCCTCTCGGGGCAGACCGGGGAGGGGCTGGCCGAGGGGGTGAGGGTGGAGCCAGACCCCCTCAAGCGGGACCAGCGGGACTTCGCCCTCTGGAAGGCCGCCGAGCCGGGGCGAATGCTCAAGTGGCCGAGCCCCTGGGGCGAGGGCTTCCCGGGCTGGCACATCGAGTGCTCGGCCATGGCCATTCGTTACCTGGGGCCGCGGCTGGACATCCACACGGGAGGGGTGGACAACATCTTCCCCCATCACGAGGACGAACTGGCCCAGAGCGAAGCGGCCTATGGCAGCCCCTTCGTCCGCTACTGGGTGCACGGACAGCACCTGCTGGTGGACGGCCTGAAGATGGCCAAGTCCACCGGCAATGTGTATACCCTGGACGATTTGACGCGGCGCGGCTTCGAGCCCCTCGCCTTCCGCTACCTCTGTGCTACCGTCCATTACCGCACGCGCATGAACTTCACCTGGGAGTCGCTGCGGGCGGCCCAGCGGGGGCTGCTCCGCCTGCGTCTCCACGCCCAGGCAGCGGACGGGGAGGCCGAGGCCCTGCCGGAGGAGGCCGCCCCCTGGCTTCGACGATTCTGGGAGGCCGTGTGCGACGACCTCGGCCTGCCGCGTGCCCTGGCGGTGGCCTGGGGTGTGGCCCGCTCCAGCCTGCCGGCGCCCGTCAAGCGGCGCCTGCTGCTGGACTTCGACCGGGTGCTCGGGCTGGGGCTGGACCGTCCGGCGGAAGCTCCCTCTCTGCCTGCCGAGGTGGAACTGCTGAGAAGGGAACGGGACGCCCTCCGCGCCCAGGGGCGCTGGGCCGAGGCCGACCGTCTGCGCCTTCGCCTGGGCGAGATGGGCTACGAAGTGCGCGATACCCGTAGCGGCACTGCAGTCGTCCCCCGGCCGCGCTGGCTGGCCCAGCCGGGCACCATCTCCCGCAGCAGCGATGTCCCGTCCATCATCCAGCAGCCGCCGACGCTGGAGTTCAGCGTCAGCCTCCTGGCCCGCGACAACTTGCCGGAGGTGAGGCGCTGCCTCCAGGCGCTTCTGCGCTGGCTGCCAACAGAGGCCGAGGTCCTGGTGGTGGACAACGGCTCCAGCGACGATACCGGGCGCTGGCTGGACGAGTTGGCGGCGGATGATAGGCGGGTGCGCGTTTTCCACGCCGACCACTTTCTCGGGGCGGCCGCCGGCCGCAACGTGACGGTGCGCCAGGCGCGAGGGCGCATCTTCGTCTGGCTGGACGCCAGCGTGGAGCTTACGGACGACGTCTTCTCGCCCCTCGCCGTCGACCTCTCCAGGCCTCGGGTGGGCCTGGTGGGCCGCTGGGGCCTGAGGTCCTCGGACCTGCGCAGCTTCGATGAAGTGGAGGAGGCGGGCGAGGTGGATGCCCTGGAGGGCTACCTGATGGCCCTGCGCCGCGAGGTTCTCGCCCAGGTCGCCCCTCTCGACGAGAAGTTCCGCTTCTACCGACACCTCGACCTGGACTTGAGTCTTGCCGTTCGCTCTCGGGGCTACATCCTGGTGTGCGACCCTTCGCTGCCTGTGGTGCGCCATGCTCACGGCGAGTGGGAGCGGACCCCGCCCGAGGAGCGCGAGCGGTTGAGCAGGCGCAACTTCTACCGCTTCCTGCGGCGCTGGGGAGGCCGCCAGGACCTGCTGGTGGGCTCTCGCTGAGGTCGCACCTGGCCCCCCACCCTTTTTGGCCCTAAAATGAGGGCGCGACCACCGGCGAGGGAGGGACTCGAGGCTTGGAGCTGGGCGGCGTGGGGCTGGGGGTGGCCTTCCTGGCGGGGCTTTTCTCTTGCCTCTCGCCCTGTGTACTGCCCCTGGTGCCAGCCTACCTGGGCTACCTGAGCGGGGCCACGGCCACCGCCGCCCAGGCGGAGGCAGCCGGGCCGGGGGCGGCGGTGGCAGTGCAGGCGCGCCCGACGGTCGGCGGGCCTGTGCTGGGCCATGCCCTGGGGTTCGTCCTCGGCTTCAGCGTCGTCTTCGTCCTGTTCGGGGTCTCCCTGGGGGTGCTGGGATTCTTCTTGCGGGAGCATCTGGACATCGTCCAGAAGGTGGCCGGCAGCCTGCTCATCGTTCTGGGCCTGCACCTGGCCGGGGTCATCCCCATACCCTGGCTGGAGCAGGAGAGGCGCCTCGGCATCGGCGGAGGCAGAGGTTACCTGCGCTCCTTCCTGGTAGGCGCTTCCTTCGCCTCGGGATGGAGCCCCTGCATTGGTCCGACCCTGGGCGCCATCCTAGCTCTGGCCGTCTCGGGAGGAAGCTGGGCCCAGGCGGCTGTCTTGCTGGCCACCTACTCGGCCGGGATGGCGGTGCCCTTCCTGGCCATGGGGGCTGGCTTCGATGCCCTGCGACCCCTCTACCTGCGTCTGAGGCGCTGGTCGGGCGCCATCAACTTCGTCAGCGGCGTCATCCTGGTGGTGGTGGGCGTGCTGGTCTTCACCGACAGCCTCATCGGCCTGAACCGCCTGTTCGATTGGGGGCCTCTGGCGGAGCTGTCGGGCCGCTTCTGATCCCATGCCTCGCTACGACTGGAAGCGACGTCTCATCGCCCTGGCCGGCGTGGCCGTGGGTGTGACAGTCGTGCTGGCGGTCCTGCAGGCCACCGGCAACTTCGGGCGGGAGAGGGGCATCGAGCCGGCGCGCCTGGTGGCTGGCCCGCCGGTGGCGGGGGCAGTGGAATACGAGGTGGGGCCCAGGATCGGGCAGTATGCGCCCGACTTCGTGGCCTCGCGGCTGGAGGACGGCACCCCCGTTCGCCTGAGCAGCTTTCGCGGCCGCCCCGTCTTCATCAACTTCTGGGCCAGCTGGTGCGAGCCTTGCCGGGAGGAGCTGCCGGCCATCGCTGACCTGATGCGTCAGCATCCGGAGCTGGTGGTCATCGGCATCAACCGCGGCGATACGTCGGGGACGGCCCTGCGCTTTCTGGAAAGCATCGACCTGGGCGAAGGGCGTCGGGGCATGAAGTTCACTGAGGCGGTGGCCGACCCTCAGGACACCCTCTTCAATGCCTACCAGGGGCTGGGAATGCCCTTCAGCATCTTCCTGGACGCCAGCGGACGAGTGGTGGCGGTGCACAATGGACAGCTGACCCGCGAGCGGATGGAGGAGTACTACCAGCGCGCGGCCACCGGCACCCTGCCCTGACGGCTCCACCATGCTATGCTGGCCCAGGGTCGCCGGCTGCCAGAGAGGTAACGTGCGATGGGCGATGCGGCCGTCGTCGCCGCGGCGGTGGACTCGAGGTGGGCGCGGCAGATGGCCGGCGGCGATGGCGAGGCCGGCAAGGCCACGGAGGAACACGGCCCCGACCTTAGGCAATGGGCCAGCGTGCCCTGGAGGGCGCCGTCGTGACGAGACATTCCAGCCAGCCCATCGTCATCGCCGATTATGACCCTCATTGGCCCCGCCATTTCGAAGCGGAGCGCGACCTGATAGTGCGCGCTTGCGGCCCCGAAGCGTTCGTGGCCATCGAGCACATCGGCAGCACTGCCGTGCCCGGCCTCGCAGCGAAGCCCATCATCGACATCATGGCGGGAGTACGGTCCCTCAACTTGGTGACCGGGTTGATCGGGCCGCTGGGATCCATCGGCTATCAGTACGTGCCCGAGTATGAGGTCGATATGCCGGAGCGTCGCTACTTCCGCAAGGACGTGGGCGGGCGACGCGCCTTCCACCTGCATGTGGTCGAGCATGGCGGCGAATTCTGGGAGCGGCACCTGCTCTTCCGGGACTTCCTGCGAACCCATCCCGACGCCGCACGGGCCTACGAGCGGCTCAAGCGCGCGCTGGCCGCGGAGTACAGCGCCCGGTCCGACCGTGCCGGCTACACCGAAGCCAAGACCGACTTCATCCGGGCGATAGAGGAGCAGGCGCGGGCAGAGGCTGAGCGACGGCGTCGCTGACCTTTCCCGCTCCGGCCCGCGGCTGACCTGCCACGACGCCAGCTCCCCGAGCCGATGGTCTACGAGAGCCGGGCCTGTGCGGCCCCGGCGAGGGGCCACCCCGTAGCAGCAGCGAACGCACGCGTCCTGACGGCTGCCGGCCCCTCGACACCACCGGCGGCCCCTTTTTCCAAGCTCCATCCGTACACGCGCCAGCTATCCGAGGTATAGAAAACTTCGAATGGTGGTACTTGTCTGTCCAGGAGCGGCTAAGGTATGCTAGAAGCCGCAATCGCTGCGGGAGGTCTGACATGCTGGTCAAGAAGGACATTTACGAGATAGGCGAGATCCCCCCTGCTGGCCACATTCCCAAGTACATGTATGCCCAGGTCATCCGTCGCGAGCGTTTCGGCGAGCCCATCAAGGGCTTCCAGATCGAGAAGATCGAGGTGCCCCGCGATCTGAAGCCCGACGAGGTGCTGGTGCTGGTGATGGCCGCCGGCATCAACTACAACAACGTCTGGGCGTCCCTGGGGGTGCCGGTGGACGTCATCTCCGTCCAGCAGCGGGACGGCGATCCCTCCGACTTCCACATCGGCGGCTCCGACGCGTCCGGCATCGTCTGGGCGGTGGGCAGCGAGGTGCGCAACGTCAAAGAGGGCGACCGGGTCGTCATCCACTGCGGCATGTGGGACAAGGACGACCCGTACATCAAGGCCGGCGGCGACCCCATCATGGCGCCTTCGGCCCGCATCTGGGGGTATGAGACCAACTGGGGCAGCTTCGCCCAGTTCTGCAAGGTGCAGGCCCACCAGTGCATGCCCAAAGCGCCCCACCTGACCTGGGAGGAGGCGGCTGCCCCCACCCTGGTGGGGGCCACCGCCTACCGCATGCTCCTGGGCTGGCCTCCGCACACCGTCCAGGAGGGGGACGTGGTGCTGGTGTGGGGAGGAGCTGGCGGTCTGGGCACCATGGGCATCCAGATAACCAAGATCTTCGGCGGCATCCCCATAGCGGTGGTCTCCAGCGATGACAAGTTCGGCTACTGCATGAAGCTGGGGGCCAAGGGGTGCATCAACCGCAAGAAGTTTAACCACTGGGGCATGCTCCCCCACTGGACGGACCGCGAGGCCTACAACCGCTGGCTGGAGGGTGCCCGTGCCTTCGGCCGCGCCATCTGGGACGCCCTGGGCGACCGTCGCAACCCCCGCATCGTCTACGAGCACCCCGGAGAGGACACCATCCCCACTTCCATCTTCGTCTGCGACACGGGCGGCATGGTGGTCATCTGCGCCGGCACCACCGGCTACAACGCGGTGGTGGACCTGCGCTATCTCTGGATGCGACAGAAGCGCTTTCAGGGCTCTCACTTCGCCAATGACGAGCAGGCCTATGCCTTCAACCAGCTGGTCATCGAGGGTAAGATAGACCCGTGCATGTCTTCGCGCCTGTTCAAGTTCGAGGAGATCGGCCTGGCCCACCAGCTCATGTATGAGAACCGTCACCCCGAGGGCAACATGGTGGCCCTGGTCAGCGCGCCGCGTCCGGGCCTGAAGGACCTGCCCTGAGGGGACAGTCGTCGGGGGGTGCTAGCGAGTGTATTGTCCCAAGTGCAACGAGCAGCTGAGGGTGGGCAAGCGCAGCGGGGTCACCGTGGACTGGTGCCCCCGCTGCCGCGGTGTGTGGCTGGACCGGGGCGAGCTGGAGAAGATCATCGAGCGGGAGACGGAGTATTACAGCCCTTATGAGGAGGCCTACGAGCGAGAGTACGAGCGCGAGTACAGGCCTACTGACAGGCCCCCTCCCCCTTATTACGGTAAGCCCAAAAAGAAGAAGGGCTTCCTACGAGAGCTGTTCGATTTCGAGTTCCTGGACTGAACGGTACGCATCCTAAAGGGGGGCTGTCCGAGCGCTCTGGCACATGGCTCGGGCAGCCCTGTTGCCTTCTGTCTGCGCTGGCGCTCCCTCAGCGAAAGCGGGGGAGGCCGTCCCTTCTGCTCGCCGCCCCTCCTGTAGGTGTCGGTAACGGTAGGCCCCATCCTCTGCGCCGCCGGGCCAGCTCCTAATCCATGACGGGCCTGGGCCATGGGGGGCTGGACCTTGTTCCCGTCGGGGCGTTGACCTAATATGGGGGCGCTCGAGGAGGTGACGCGGCTATGCCCCAGGTGGTGACCCTCCCCTTCGGCGCTGGCACCGTCCAGGTCGAGCTGCCAGACGATGCTATCGTCATAGGTGGCGGAGGTGATGGCCGCCCCCGCCTGCAGCCTGCTCCCGATCAGGAGGGGACCGTCCGCGAGGCCCTGGCCAACCCTCTGGGGATGCCCCGGCTGGGCGAGCTGGCACGCCCCGGGGCACGCGTCCTCATCGCCTTCGATGACTGCACCGTCGCCTCCTACGGCCCGGTGCGTCGGGTGGCCATCGAGGCCATTGTGGAGGAGCTGAGGGCGGCGGGCGTGCGAGAGGAGGACATCCATCTGGTCTGCGCCAATGCCCTCCACCGCAAGTGGCGAAGGGAGGAACTGGCCTCCGTGCTGGGGCAGGAGCTGGTGGACCGCTTCGGCCAGCGCCTCTCCTGCCACGACGCCGAGGCGCCCGAAGACCTGGTCTACCTCGGCACGAGCGAAAGCGGCTACGACGTGGAGGTCCACCGGCTGGTGGCCGAGGCCGACATCACCTGCTACGTCAATGCCGGGTATCACCTGGGCTTCAACGGCGGCTGGAAGTCCATCGTGGTGGGACTCTCCACCTGGCGCTCCATCCGCTGGACGCACACGCCCGACGGCATGTCCATGTCCGTCCACGACAACCGCATGCACCGGGTGCTGACGGAGATGGGGCACCACCTGCAGCGCAGGCTGGGGAGGCCCATATTCAAGGTGGAGACGGTGCTGGCCAACCCCTACCAGGTGGCCCGCGTCTTCGCCGGCGACGTGGACGCGACGCGGCAGGCCGCCATCGAGGTGATGGCCTCCCTTTTCCCGCCCCGACGGGCCGAGGCGCCCGTCAAGGCCGACGTCTTGGTCTATGGAGTGCCGGCCTGGAGCCCCTATGCAACGTTCGCACGCATGAACCCCATCCTGACGCTGGTCTCCAGCGGACTGGGATATCTCGGGGGCTATATCGAGGCGCTGGGCAAGCCCGGCTGTTCGGTGGTCATGGCTACCCCGTGTCCCGAGGAGTGGGACATGGTCCACCACCCGGCCTACAAGGAGGTATGGGACCGGGTCCTGCCTCAGACCAGGGACCCTTACGAGATCATGGCCCGCTTCGAGGACGAGTTCGTCTCTCACCGAGGCTACATCGAGGCCTACCGCTTCGGCTACGCCTATCACCCCGTGCATGCGCTGCTGGCCACCCATCCGCTGAAGCGTCTGCGCCACGCCGCGCGGGTGTTCGTGGCCGGAGCCGAAGACCCGGCGGTGCCCAGGCACTTGGGCTTCATACCCACCCGGACGGTGGAGGAGGCCATCGCTGAGGCGCGGCGCCTGCACGGCCCCGATGCCAGCGTGGCCTGCGTGGCCCGCTTCCCGGGCACCTAGCTACAGGTCCACCTTCAGGACACGGGCGGCGTTCTCGCGCAGTATCTTGGGTCGCACCTCGTCGCGGAAGGGTGCCCCCTCGAAGTCCGCCAGCCAGCGGTCGGGCGTGATCATGGGGTAGTCGGAGCCGAACATCACCTTGTCCTGCAACAGAGTGTTGGCATACTGCACCAGCTGGGGCGGGAAGTACTTGGGCGAGTAGCCCGAGAGGTCCATGAACACGTTGGGCTTGTGCAGGAGGACCGCTATCTGCTCGTCCACCCAAGGGAAGGCGGGATGGGCCATGATGATGGTCAGCTCGGGGAAGTCGGCAGCCAGGTCGTCTATGTGGGGTATGGGGGCGCAGTACTTGGTCTTTATGCCCCCGCCGCCGGGGTAACCGGCGCCGAAGCCTGTCATGCCGCTGTGGAAAAGGGCCGGCACCCCCAGCCGGGCAATAGTCTCCCAGAGAGGATAGAACCGGTGGTCATTGGGAAAGAACTCCTGCAGGCTGGGATGGAACTTGACTCCCCGCAGCCCCAGCTCCTCGACGCTGCGGCGCACTTCATCGATGGCCTTCTTCCCTTTCCAGGGGTCCACGCAGCAGAAGCCGATGAACTGCCCCGGATAGCGGCGCACAATGTCGGCGATAAAGTCGTTGCTGACGGGCGGCAGGCCGGTCTTGGCCTCCCAGTCCTCGGCCAGGATGACGCCCACTATATCGCGCTCGGCGTAGTACTGGGCCATGACCTCCACCCCTTCGGGCGGGGGTGGTGCCCGGAAGTAGGCCTGGGTGGCTACCCGCAGGGGATGGCGGGCGGCTTCTCCCTGGGGTGGGACGTGTACGTGCATGTCGATGGCCCTGACCATGTCGCCCCCTTTGTGCCGATGCGGCGTGGTTGCCGTATAAGCATAATGTGGCCGTGGCACCGACGGCAAAGCCCCGTCATGACCGGGGCTGGGGCCGAGACCGAGGCGTCCATTTTCCTCGAACGAGGTGATCGTGGAAGCCCGCGGTCGGCAACCTGGAGCGCCTGCCTTACCTGGGCTGGGCTCAGAAGAAAGGGCTCCAGGTCGGAGTCGGGCAGAAGCGAGGACATGTCGATCCGGGTGGCGAGACGCAGAGCTGCGCCATTGACAGAGGGGAGGCGGCGCTGATAAGAAGAGGCTGACGACTGACCCTGTGCATGTGGCCGGCGACAAGCGGCAGTCGCGACGCAAGGCGTTGGCCCTGAGGACTGCGGCCATGAGCGAGAGCCCGGTTCTCTACGAAGAGCGCGACTCCCTCGCCATTATCACCCTCAACCGCCCTGAGAAGCTGAACACGCTGAACGAGGCGATGATTCAGGGCATCGCGGACGCGGTGGAGCGGGCGACCCTCTCGGAACAGGCCCGCTGCATCATCCTGCGCGGGGCGGGGCGAGCCTTTTCTGCCGGGTACGACCTGACGGCTGGGGGCGAGGAGGGTGCTGGCTTCAAGCCTCGGTTCGGTGCTCCCAGGCTCGAGCCGAGGCCTGGCGCGTGGGACCCGGTGCGGGACCTGGCTTTCAT
This sequence is a window from Dehalococcoidia bacterium. Protein-coding genes within it:
- a CDS encoding lactate racemase domain-containing protein, giving the protein MPQVVTLPFGAGTVQVELPDDAIVIGGGGDGRPRLQPAPDQEGTVREALANPLGMPRLGELARPGARVLIAFDDCTVASYGPVRRVAIEAIVEELRAAGVREEDIHLVCANALHRKWRREELASVLGQELVDRFGQRLSCHDAEAPEDLVYLGTSESGYDVEVHRLVAEADITCYVNAGYHLGFNGGWKSIVVGLSTWRSIRWTHTPDGMSMSVHDNRMHRVLTEMGHHLQRRLGRPIFKVETVLANPYQVARVFAGDVDATRQAAIEVMASLFPPRRAEAPVKADVLVYGVPAWSPYATFARMNPILTLVSSGLGYLGGYIEALGKPGCSVVMATPCPEEWDMVHHPAYKEVWDRVLPQTRDPYEIMARFEDEFVSHRGYIEAYRFGYAYHPVHALLATHPLKRLRHAARVFVAGAEDPAVPRHLGFIPTRTVEEAIAEARRLHGPDASVACVARFPGT
- a CDS encoding amidohydrolase family protein — its product is MVRAIDMHVHVPPQGEAARHPLRVATQAYFRAPPPPEGVEVMAQYYAERDIVGVILAEDWEAKTGLPPVSNDFIADIVRRYPGQFIGFCCVDPWKGKKAIDEVRRSVEELGLRGVKFHPSLQEFFPNDHRFYPLWETIARLGVPALFHSGMTGFGAGYPGGGGIKTKYCAPIPHIDDLAADFPELTIIMAHPAFPWVDEQIAVLLHKPNVFMDLSGYSPKYFPPQLVQYANTLLQDKVMFGSDYPMITPDRWLADFEGAPFRDEVRPKILRENAARVLKVDL
- a CDS encoding zf-TFIIB domain-containing protein, whose translation is MYCPKCNEQLRVGKRSGVTVDWCPRCRGVWLDRGELEKIIERETEYYSPYEEAYEREYEREYRPTDRPPPPYYGKPKKKKGFLRELFDFEFLD
- the ccrA gene encoding crotonyl-CoA carboxylase/reductase, which gives rise to MLVKKDIYEIGEIPPAGHIPKYMYAQVIRRERFGEPIKGFQIEKIEVPRDLKPDEVLVLVMAAGINYNNVWASLGVPVDVISVQQRDGDPSDFHIGGSDASGIVWAVGSEVRNVKEGDRVVIHCGMWDKDDPYIKAGGDPIMAPSARIWGYETNWGSFAQFCKVQAHQCMPKAPHLTWEEAAAPTLVGATAYRMLLGWPPHTVQEGDVVLVWGGAGGLGTMGIQITKIFGGIPIAVVSSDDKFGYCMKLGAKGCINRKKFNHWGMLPHWTDREAYNRWLEGARAFGRAIWDALGDRRNPRIVYEHPGEDTIPTSIFVCDTGGMVVICAGTTGYNAVVDLRYLWMRQKRFQGSHFANDEQAYAFNQLVIEGKIDPCMSSRLFKFEEIGLAHQLMYENRHPEGNMVALVSAPRPGLKDLP
- a CDS encoding GrpB family protein; translation: MTRHSSQPIVIADYDPHWPRHFEAERDLIVRACGPEAFVAIEHIGSTAVPGLAAKPIIDIMAGVRSLNLVTGLIGPLGSIGYQYVPEYEVDMPERRYFRKDVGGRRAFHLHVVEHGGEFWERHLLFRDFLRTHPDAARAYERLKRALAAEYSARSDRAGYTEAKTDFIRAIEEQARAEAERRRR
- a CDS encoding cytochrome c biogenesis protein CcdA produces the protein MELGGVGLGVAFLAGLFSCLSPCVLPLVPAYLGYLSGATATAAQAEAAGPGAAVAVQARPTVGGPVLGHALGFVLGFSVVFVLFGVSLGVLGFFLREHLDIVQKVAGSLLIVLGLHLAGVIPIPWLEQERRLGIGGGRGYLRSFLVGASFASGWSPCIGPTLGAILALAVSGGSWAQAAVLLATYSAGMAVPFLAMGAGFDALRPLYLRLRRWSGAINFVSGVILVVVGVLVFTDSLIGLNRLFDWGPLAELSGRF
- a CDS encoding TlpA family protein disulfide reductase → MPRYDWKRRLIALAGVAVGVTVVLAVLQATGNFGRERGIEPARLVAGPPVAGAVEYEVGPRIGQYAPDFVASRLEDGTPVRLSSFRGRPVFINFWASWCEPCREELPAIADLMRQHPELVVIGINRGDTSGTALRFLESIDLGEGRRGMKFTEAVADPQDTLFNAYQGLGMPFSIFLDASGRVVAVHNGQLTRERMEEYYQRAATGTLP
- the cysS gene encoding cysteine--tRNA ligase, giving the protein MTLRLYNTIARRKEEFRPLEPGRVRMYSCGPTVYRYAHIGNLRTYLMADWLRRTLEALGYEVTHVKNITDVGHMRQEHLERGEDKVIAAALAEGKTPQQIAQFYTEAFLRDEARLNILPAHHFPRASEHVSDMIALVQRLQEKGHAYEREGNVYFDVSSFPAYGRLSGQTGEGLAEGVRVEPDPLKRDQRDFALWKAAEPGRMLKWPSPWGEGFPGWHIECSAMAIRYLGPRLDIHTGGVDNIFPHHEDELAQSEAAYGSPFVRYWVHGQHLLVDGLKMAKSTGNVYTLDDLTRRGFEPLAFRYLCATVHYRTRMNFTWESLRAAQRGLLRLRLHAQAADGEAEALPEEAAPWLRRFWEAVCDDLGLPRALAVAWGVARSSLPAPVKRRLLLDFDRVLGLGLDRPAEAPSLPAEVELLRRERDALRAQGRWAEADRLRLRLGEMGYEVRDTRSGTAVVPRPRWLAQPGTISRSSDVPSIIQQPPTLEFSVSLLARDNLPEVRRCLQALLRWLPTEAEVLVVDNGSSDDTGRWLDELAADDRRVRVFHADHFLGAAAGRNVTVRQARGRIFVWLDASVELTDDVFSPLAVDLSRPRVGLVGRWGLRSSDLRSFDEVEEAGEVDALEGYLMALRREVLAQVAPLDEKFRFYRHLDLDLSLAVRSRGYILVCDPSLPVVRHAHGEWERTPPEERERLSRRNFYRFLRRWGGRQDLLVGSR